The following coding sequences are from one Corticium candelabrum chromosome 20, ooCorCand1.1, whole genome shotgun sequence window:
- the LOC134195588 gene encoding uncharacterized protein LOC134195588, which yields MRKLYILCFATIFLCQDCGGQNLFHGWDFASNWQKVEASVSGQYATCKQKENTYAEHDYCDCDSISSLISIDPTKKYEFSIYIHSSETHMRNYFGFYVYDSNRDKIEGRWNRPYIVNSYDHYHQWQEWKAYIFSRDTPDTDNDGQSNPQNHMTNGKDWIWPTNASYVALRFGSCYYGTGRLALNRKRRHDIENAGVTIFWCPALRALEQPLSILFPDPRHPNMRMFKTIFWRLVKYARVQWNGICKR from the exons ATGAGGAAGCTTTATATCCTTTGCTTTGCTACCATTTTTCTTTGTCAG GATTGTGGCGGTCAAAACCTCTTCCACGGATGGGATTTTGCTTCTAATTGGCAAAAAGTGGAAGCCTCTGTGTCGGGTCAATACGCCACGTGTAAACAAAAAGAGAATACATATGCAGAGCATG ACTATTGCGATTGTGATTCAATATCTTCGCTCATCAGCATTGATCCAACAAAGAAATATGAATTTTCCATTTACATCCATTCATCG GAAACACATATGAGGAACTACTTTGGCTTCTATGTTTATGACAGCAACAGAGACAAAATAGAGGGTAGATGGAATAGGCCATACATCGTAAACTCTTACGATCATTATCATCAGTGGCAAGAATGGAAAGCATATATTTTTTCTCGTGACACTCCAGACACTGACAATGATGGTCAATCTAATCCTCAAAACCACATGACTAATGGAAAAGACTGGATATGGCCAACTAATGCTAGTTATGTTGCATTACGATTTGGATCGTGCTATTACGGCACTGGACGTCTTGCACTAAATCGAAAACGCAGACATGATATAGAAAACGCAGGAGTGACTATTTTTTGGTGTCCCGCTCTTCGAGCACTAGAACAGCCATTGTCAATTCTGTTTCCTGATCCCCGTCATCCGAATATGAGGATGTTCAAGACAATATTCTGGAGACTGGTCAAGTATGCCCGAGTACAGTGGAATGGCATTTGTAAACG GTAA
- the LOC134195620 gene encoding uncharacterized protein LOC134195620: protein MITEIEQPLSILFPDRLHLNMRMFDITDSRVWSAMPNYSGMAFVNVKLTRIARVKEQDRDCYYLWGITRQFPIDPNRTYEFSIWLLSTGKDLNNFLGFQVYDVAFNILYVDGLDKPYFKRSKNDTETWTRWSGFVLPATTDPNDIPKYYSNGVSWRWPSNSKYAQLRFGTCYGDGDNSGKTYFAYPQVVDFDLQP from the exons ATGATTACAGAAATTGAGCAGCCATTGTCTATTCTGTTTCCTGATCGCCTTCATCTAAATATGAGGATGTTTGACATAACGGATTCTCGAGTCTGGTCAGCTATGCCAAACTATAGTGGAATGGCATTTGTAAACG TTAAACTCACTCGTATAGCAAGAGTAAAAGAGCAAGATCGAGATTGTTACTATCTGTGGGGCATTACACGTCAATTTCCGATTGATCCCAACAGGACATATGAATTCAGTATCTGGTTGCTGAGTACAGGCAAAGATCTAAACAACTTCCTTGGCTTTCAAGTCTATGACGTGGCATTCAATATTCTTTATGTTGACGGCTTAGACAAACCATATTTCAAAAGAAGCAAGAATGATACAGAAACGTGGACACGATGGAGTGGATTTGTACTTCCAGCCACAACTGATCCTAACGATATTCCCAAATATTACAGCAACGGAGTAAGCTGGCGATGGCCATCGAATTCTAAGTATGCCCAGCTGAGGTTCGGCACTTGCTATGGCGATGGAGACAACTCAGGAAAGACTTACTTTGCTTACCCTCAGGTAGTAGACTTTGATCTACAGCCATAG
- the LOC134195913 gene encoding uncharacterized protein LOC134195913, with the protein MRKLCIVFFATVSLCQAFRGKIVWKRWNFANTSDWQKLEADERHGDALCTQKENTFAEIEYCDCDSVSSLIMIDPTKTYEFSIYISSWDAPMRNYFGFFVYDSNGDKIEGSWNRPYFKNSHDYDVWQIWRAYILFRDIPDTDNDGQSDTQNHMTNGKDWKWPNNASYVALRFGSCYHGTERLVKNRARRMDRHQIAGLTYFLYPTVREIEQPLTILFSDPRYPNMRMFKTNNSREWSTMSEYSGMAFVNGKHTPIARNTEQGRDCYYPWGITRRFPIDANNTYEFSVWLQSTGKDLNNFLGFQVYDVAFNVLFVNGTDKPYFKRTENDTETWTRWNGFVVPTTTDPNDIPSYYSNGVSWQWPTNSKYAQLRFGTCYGDGDNAGKTYFAYPQVVDFDLQP; encoded by the exons ATGAGAAAGCTTTGTATCGTTTTCTTTGCTACCGTTTCTCTTTGCCAG GCTTTTAGAGGTAAGATCGTCTGGAAGAGATGGAATTTTGCAAACACGTCTGATTGGCAAAAATTGGAGGCCGATGAGAGACATGGCGATGCTCTGTGTACACAGAAGGAAAATACGTTTGCAGAGATAG AATATTGCGATTGTGATTCGGTATCGTCGCTTATCATGATTGATCCAACGAAAACCTATGAATTCTCCATTTACATCTCTTCATGG GACGCACCTATGAGGAACTACTTTGGCTTCTTTGTTTATGACAGCAACGGAGACAAAATAGAGGGTAGCTGGAATAGGCCATACTTCAAAAACTCTCATGATTATGATGTATGGCAAATATGGAGAGCATATATTCTTTTTCGTGACATTCCAGACACTGACAATGATGGTCAATCTGATACTCAAAACCACATGACTAATGGTAAAGACTGGAAATGGCCAAATAATGCTAGTTATGTTGCATTACGATTTGGATCGTGCTATCACGGCACTGAACGTCTTGTGAAAAATCGAGCAcgcagaatggacagacaccaAATAGCAGGACTAACGTATTTTTTGTATCCCACCGTTCGAGAAATTGAACAGCCATTGACAATTCTGTTTTCTGATCCCCGTTATCCGAATATGAGAATGTTCAAGACAAATAATTCTCGAGAATGGTCAACTATGTCTGAGTACAGTGGGATGGCATTTGTAAACG GTAAACACACTCCTATAGCAAGAAACACAGAACAAGGTCGAGATTGTTATTATCCGTGGGGCATTACACGTCGATTTCCGATTGATGCCAACAATACATATGAATTCAGTGTCTGGTTACAAAGTACAGGCAAAGATCTAAACAACTTCCTTGGCTTTCAAGTCTATGACGTGGCATTCAATGTCCTTTTTGTCAACGGCACGGACAAACCATACTTCAAAAGAACCGAAAATGATACAGAAACGTGGACCCGATGGAATGGATTTGTAGTTCCAACCACAACTGATCCTAACGACATTCCCTCTTATTACAGCAATGGAGTAAGCTGGCAATGGCCAACGAATTCTAAGTATGCCCAGCTGAGATTCGGCACTTGCTATGGTGATGGAGACAACGCAGGAAAGACTTACTTTGCTTACCCTCAGGTAGTAGACTTTGATCTTCAGCCATAG
- the LOC134195472 gene encoding uncharacterized protein LOC134195472, translating into MKTLCLVCVTIFLLYQAYGHDIVEEKEVEEDIVPENLLKDQYFQNMSFWHPFQSKVVITKWINHKTIRAAYCTQKDNTSVNTKYCDCESISSLVMIDATKAYEFSIYINATNQRDMENYFGFRVYDSNKEYIAYAWTRFVNSNYAWQKKTKYIYPHYFQDRNDDGKPNFPNSKTTNREAWIPPSNTTYVSLRFGSCYYGTGRLTRDTETSPGRLTRHVVDPLGITLFAYPIIKEIEMPKILEISAGMIFNVAKSDQWSSVATYSGMAFVNGMHTDIARVEETNESKDCYYPWGVTELFQIDNHMTYEFSVWILSTDKDLNNFLGFQAFANEFYPLEVGNTHKPYFKRSDNDANTWTRWNGFVLPAMGNTTVPSYYASGGSFRWHPDTAFAQLRFGTCYGDGENAGKTYFAYPQVVQFNLQP; encoded by the exons ATGAAGACGCTTTGCCTCGTTTGCGTCACCATCTTTCTCCTTTACCAA GCATATGGACATGACATTGTAGAAGAGAAGGAGGTAGAAGAGGACATTGTACCTGAGAACCTCTTGAAGGATCAGTACTTTCAGAACATGTCGTTCTGGCATCCATTCCAATCCAAAGTTGTGATTACTAAGTGGATAAACCACAAAACAATTCGTGCTGCCTACTGTACACAAAAAGACAATACCAGCGTAAATACAA AGTATTGCGACTGCGAATCGATATCTTCGCTTGTCATGATCGATGCAACAAAGGCCTACGAATTCTCAATCTACATCAATGCAACG AACCAACGTGATATGGAGAACTACTTTGGTTTCAGAGTGTACGACAGCAATAAAGAATATATAGCTTATGCCTGGACAAGATTTGTTAACAGTAATTATGCTTGGcaaaaaaagacaaaataCATTTATCCTCATTACTTTCAGGACAGAAATGATGATGGTAAACCCAATTTTCCGAACTCTAAGACTACTAATAGAGAAGCTTGGATTCCGCCATCCAATACCACTTATGTTTCTCTGCGATTTGGATCATGCTATTATGGCACTGGACGTTTGACCCGCGATACTGAGACAAGTCCAGGACGATTAACGAGACATGTAGTAGACCCACTAGGAATAACCTTGTTTGCATACCCAATTATTAAGGAAATAGAAATGCCAAAGATTCTTGAGATCAGTGCAGGCATGATCTTCAACGTAGCCAAATCTGACCAGTGGTCATCTGTAGCAACTTACAGTGGAATGGCATTTGTAAACG GAATGCACACTGATATAGCAAGAGTTGAGGAGACAAATGAGTCGAAAGACTGCTACTATCCGTGGGGCGTTACAGAACTATTCCAGATTGATAACCACATGACATACGAATTTAGTGTCTGGATACTGAGTACGGACAAAGATCTTAACAACTTCCTTGGATTTCAAGCGTTTGCTAATGAATTCTATCCCCTTGAGGTtggcaacacacacaaaccctaCTTCAAGAGATCCGATAACGACGCAAACACGTGGACACGATGGAATGGATTTGTACTCCCAGCCATGGGTAATACCACTGTTCCCTCTTATTACGCAAGCGGCGGCAGCTTTAGGTGGCATCCTGATACCGCGTTTGCTCAGCTGAGGTTCGGCACTTGCTATGGCGATGGAGAAAACGCAGGAAAGACTTACTTTGCCTACCCTCAGGTCGTACAATTCAATCTACAGCCATAG
- the LOC134195473 gene encoding uncharacterized protein LOC134195473 has product MRVDFRTTGGVFNLRRLQAKTEVSKSPLRELLFADDCALVGHTYEDIQHIVNCLDRSTKRFGLSVSLKKTEVLFQPRPGSNYNPPPVMIGDHPLSYVSNFKYLGSFLSNNATVDADVSHKISKASAAFGKLCNRFWQRHEIKLTTKVAVYKAVVLSVLLCGCESWTLLRRNLKSLESFHLRCLRHICGIQWTDYISNTEVLSRCNISGIESLVMKCQFRWAGHMSRMPNDRIPKQLLFGQLEQGHRHQGGPKLRYKDSIKANMKSCGIDFLHFEKLSSHRTNWRSLCHSSLQQFEENRIRHLQAQRQKRKKIVSTNKSFVCQSCGKECRSKAGVKSHQRHRGH; this is encoded by the coding sequence ATGAGAGTTGACTTTAGAACTACTGGAGGTGTATTCAATCTCAGGCGCTTACAAGCCAAAACAGAGGTTTCTAAGAGTCCACTGAGAGAACTCTTGTTTGCTGACGATTGCGCATTAGTTGGTCACACATatgaagacattcaacacattgtcaactgtttagacagatcaactaaacgttttggcttgagtgtcagcttgaaaaagacagaagtgcTTTTTCAACCACGTCCAGGCTCAAACTATAACCCTCCTCCAGTTATGATTGGTGATCACCCATTGTCTTATGtcagcaatttcaagtatttgggtAGTTTCCTTTCAaataatgcaactgttgatgcagatGTCTCTCATAAGATATCAAAGGCCAGTGCTgcttttggtaaattgtgCAACAGATTCTGGCaaaggcatgaaatcaaactgaccacgaaggttgcagtttacaaagcagtagtcttatcagttctaTTGTGCGGATGCGAGTCATGGACCCTTCTTCGTCGTAacctcaaaagtttggagagttttcatctgcgatgtcttcgccacatatgtggaatccagtggactgactatatatccaacacagaagtgttatctcgttgtaacatcagtggcattgaatctcttgttatgaaatgccaatttcgctgggctggtcacatgtctcgaatgcctaatgatagaattcccaaacaactcctttttggtcaactggaacagggccatcgtcatcaaggtggtcctaaattacgttataaagattctatcaaggctaatatgaaatcctgtgggattgacttcctgcattttgagaaactatccagtcatagaacaaactggagatctctctgccattcatcactccaacagtttgaagaaaatcgtattagacatcttcaagctcaacgtcagaaacggaaaaaaattgtttctaccaacaagtcatttgtttgccaatcttgtggcaaggaatgccgttcaaaagcaggagttaaatcccaccagagacacagaggacactaa
- the LOC134195474 gene encoding craniofacial development protein 2-like, translated as MERKTAILAKEFRRYDIDIVALSETHLLDEGKLEEVGTDYTFFWKGRPSNATRQSGVGFAVKSSLVGSLDILPRGINDRLMTLRLPLSGGQFLTLVSSYAPTMNASEEIKEKFYDDLSNIIGAVPKKDKLLVLGDFNARVGSNHCTWENVLGKHGIGRENSNGSLLLSLCSTYQLVITNTLFQQKTKYKTTWMHPRSKHWHQIDFIIIRQRDISDVRHTRVMRELLPQSFLTIDWCVVSFHFLSRKLFLTSLARDLEN; from the coding sequence ATGGAACGTAAAACAGCCATTCTGGCAAAGGAATTTCGTCGCTATGacattgatattgttgctttAAGTGAAACCCATCTGTTGGATGAAGGAAAACTTGAGGAAGTCGGTACAGATTACACATTCTTTTGGAAAGGACGTCCTTCAAATGCGACACGACAATCGGGTGTAGGTTTTGCTGTCAAATCCTCCTTGGTGGGTAGTCTCGACATACTACCAAGGGGAATAAATGATCGTTTAATGACACTTCGCCTACCTCTTTCTGGTGGTCAATTTCTAACCTTGGTCAGTTCATATGCTCCAACGATGAACGCCTCCGAAGAAATCAAAGAGAAATTCTATGATGATTTGAGTAACATTATTGGTGCTGTGCCAAAGAAGGACAAACTGCTCGTCCTAGGTGATTTCAATGCTCGAGTTGGTAGCAATCATTGCACATGGGAAAATGTGCTTGGTAAACACGGCATTGGAAGAGAGAACAGTAATGGGTCACTTTTGTTGTCACTTTGTTCTACGTACCAGCTTGTAATCACCAACACACTGTTTCAACAGAAAACCAAGTACAAGACCACCTGGATGCATCCTAGATCAAAGCATTGGCACCAGATAGACTTCATTATTATTCGTCAGAGAGATATCAGTGATGTTCGTCACACTAGAGTCATGCGGGAGCTTCTGCCTCAGTCTTTTCTGACCATAGATTGGTGCGTAGTAAGCTTTCACTTTCTGTCAAGAAAACTGTTTCTCACCAGTCTTGCCAGAGAtttagaaaattga